One region of Epilithonimonas zeae genomic DNA includes:
- a CDS encoding phosphoadenylyl-sulfate reductase, giving the protein MENELKKTYQKLIDENIESKSIEEVLEILTNTFPNEVCFSTSFSFEDQVITDFVKNSRIQVFTLDTGRLFEDTYNTWNLTKSKYQLPIKAFYPNPEELEPFIQENGPDSFYRSVENRKTCCEIRKVHPLKRALKGNKIWITGLRAEHSVARENLSQFEWDESNQIIKYHPILFWTTEQVRDYIKKNNIPYNVLHDKGFVSIGCAPCTRAIQPGEDFRAGRWWWEDASKKECGLHVHK; this is encoded by the coding sequence ATGGAGAACGAACTAAAAAAAACTTACCAGAAACTTATAGATGAAAATATTGAATCAAAATCGATAGAAGAAGTTCTGGAGATTCTGACAAATACTTTTCCCAATGAAGTTTGCTTTTCAACAAGCTTTAGTTTCGAAGACCAGGTTATCACAGACTTTGTCAAAAATTCTAGAATCCAGGTTTTCACACTAGACACAGGTCGACTATTCGAAGATACTTATAACACTTGGAATTTAACCAAATCTAAGTATCAACTACCTATCAAAGCCTTTTATCCAAATCCGGAAGAATTAGAACCTTTCATCCAGGAAAATGGACCGGATTCTTTTTACAGGTCTGTAGAGAATCGTAAAACTTGCTGTGAGATAAGAAAAGTTCATCCACTGAAAAGAGCTCTGAAAGGCAACAAAATCTGGATTACGGGACTCAGAGCAGAGCATTCAGTCGCAAGAGAAAATCTTTCTCAATTCGAATGGGATGAGTCGAACCAGATCATCAAGTATCATCCAATCCTATTCTGGACAACGGAACAAGTAAGAGATTACATTAAAAAAAATAATATTCCTTATAATGTTTTGCACGACAAAGGGTTCGTCAGCATTGGTTGTGCGCCTTGTACGCGTGCTATTCAACCAGGCGAAGAT